The Streptococcaceae bacterium ESL0687 genome has a segment encoding these proteins:
- the gap gene encoding type I glyceraldehyde-3-phosphate dehydrogenase, with protein sequence MVIKVGINGFGRIGRLAFRRIQEIEGVEVARINDLTNPEMLAHLLKYDSTQGRFDGSVEVAEGGFNVNGKFVKVSAEADPTKIDWKNDDVQIVLEATGFFASKEKAELHLHENGAQKVVITAPGGADVKTIVFNTNHDVLDGTETVISAGSCTTNCLAPMADALNKEFGLKAGTMTTVHGYTGDQMLLDGPHRGGDFRRARAAAINIVPNSTGAAKAIGLVIPELNGKLSGHAQRVPIPTGSLTELVSILGKEVTVEEVNEVMAKAANESYGYNTDDIVSSDIVGMSFGSLFDATQTEIITGDDNAQLVKTVAWYDNEMSYTSQLVRTLEYFAKIAK encoded by the coding sequence CGTATCGGGCGTCTTGCATTCCGTCGTATTCAAGAAATCGAAGGTGTTGAAGTTGCTCGTATCAACGATCTAACTAACCCAGAAATGCTTGCTCACCTTTTAAAATATGATTCAACTCAAGGTCGTTTCGACGGTTCTGTTGAAGTTGCTGAAGGTGGATTTAACGTTAACGGTAAATTCGTTAAAGTTTCTGCTGAAGCTGACCCAACAAAAATCGATTGGAAAAACGATGACGTTCAAATCGTTCTTGAAGCAACTGGATTCTTCGCTTCTAAAGAAAAAGCTGAACTTCACCTTCACGAAAATGGAGCTCAAAAAGTTGTAATCACTGCACCTGGTGGAGCTGATGTTAAAACTATCGTTTTCAACACTAACCATGATGTACTTGATGGAACTGAAACAGTAATCTCTGCTGGTTCATGTACTACTAACTGTCTTGCACCAATGGCTGACGCTCTTAACAAAGAATTCGGTCTTAAAGCTGGTACAATGACTACAGTTCACGGTTACACTGGTGACCAAATGCTTCTTGACGGTCCTCACCGTGGTGGAGACTTCCGTCGTGCGCGTGCTGCTGCAATCAACATCGTTCCTAACTCAACTGGTGCTGCTAAAGCTATCGGTCTTGTAATCCCTGAGTTAAACGGTAAACTTTCAGGTCACGCACAACGTGTTCCAATCCCAACTGGATCACTTACTGAACTTGTAAGCATCCTTGGTAAAGAAGTTACTGTTGAAGAAGTAAACGAAGTTATGGCTAAAGCTGCTAACGAGTCTTACGGATACAACACTGACGATATCGTTTCATCTGACATCGTTGGTATGTCATTTGGATCACTTTTCGATGCTACTCAAACAGAAATCATCACTGGTGATGACAATGCACAACTAGTTAAAACTGTTGCTTGGTATGACAACGAAATGTCATACACTTCACAACTAGTTCGTACTCTTGAGTACTTCGCAAAAATCGCTAAATAA
- a CDS encoding zinc ribbon domain-containing protein YjdM: METPKCPSCSCEYTYELSDTTYGCPDCGLEFTADDLAATETEDKFVVLDSEGNELNTGDTVVIIKDLPVKGMPKPIKKGTKVKNIRINEFGKNGHNIDSKIDGFGSIGLKGSVVKLSK, encoded by the coding sequence ATGGAAACACCTAAATGCCCATCATGCTCATGCGAATATACTTATGAATTATCTGATACAACTTACGGATGTCCTGATTGTGGACTTGAGTTTACAGCTGATGATTTAGCTGCTACAGAAACTGAAGATAAGTTTGTTGTTTTAGATAGCGAAGGTAATGAACTTAACACAGGAGACACTGTAGTAATCATTAAAGACCTTCCAGTTAAGGGTATGCCAAAACCAATCAAAAAGGGTACAAAAGTTAAAAACATCCGTATCAATGAGTTTGGTAAAAATGGTCACAACATCGATTCTAAGATTGATGGATTTGGATCAATCGGACTTAAAGGTTCAGTTGTAAAATTATCTAAGTAA
- a CDS encoding phosphoglycerate kinase: MAKLTVKDVDLKGKKVLVRVDFNVPLKDGVITNDNRITAALPTIKYIVDHGGRAILFSHLGRVKTEEDKAGKSLAPVAKALSEKLGQEVVFVPETRGAELEKAVNDLKDGQVLLVENTRFEDIDGKKESGNDPELAKYWANLGDGIFVNDAFGTAHRAHASNVGISKNVDKAVAGFLLENEIEYIQNAVDNPVRPFVAILGGSKVSDKIGVIENLLKKADKVLIGGGMTYTFFKAQGIEIGNSLVEEDKLDLARELLEKSNGKLILPDDSKEANGFADYTEIKDTEGKAIDAGFMGLDIGPKAISQFGKEIEGAKTVVWNGPMGVFENPDFQAGTIGVMDAIVSQPDCKSIIGGGDSAAAAINLGYADRFSWISTGGGASMELLEGKVLPGLDALTDK, from the coding sequence ATGGCTAAATTAACTGTTAAAGATGTAGATCTTAAAGGTAAGAAAGTTCTTGTCCGTGTTGACTTTAACGTTCCCCTAAAAGACGGAGTTATCACTAACGATAACCGTATCACTGCAGCACTACCAACAATCAAATACATCGTTGATCACGGTGGACGTGCTATCCTCTTCTCTCACCTTGGACGTGTTAAAACTGAAGAAGATAAAGCAGGAAAATCTCTTGCTCCAGTAGCAAAAGCTTTATCTGAAAAACTTGGTCAAGAAGTTGTTTTCGTTCCTGAAACTCGTGGAGCTGAACTTGAAAAAGCTGTTAACGATCTTAAAGACGGACAAGTTCTTCTTGTTGAAAACACTCGTTTTGAAGACATCGACGGTAAAAAAGAATCTGGAAACGATCCAGAACTTGCTAAATACTGGGCTAACCTTGGAGACGGAATCTTCGTTAACGATGCATTCGGTACTGCTCACCGTGCCCACGCTTCAAACGTTGGTATCTCTAAAAACGTTGATAAAGCAGTAGCAGGATTCTTACTTGAAAACGAAATCGAGTACATCCAAAACGCTGTTGACAACCCAGTTCGTCCATTCGTTGCAATCCTTGGTGGATCTAAAGTATCTGACAAGATTGGTGTTATCGAAAACCTTCTTAAAAAAGCTGATAAAGTCCTTATCGGTGGAGGTATGACTTACACATTCTTCAAAGCTCAAGGAATTGAAATCGGAAACTCTCTAGTTGAAGAAGACAAACTTGACCTTGCTCGCGAACTTCTAGAAAAATCTAACGGAAAACTAATCCTTCCAGACGATTCTAAAGAAGCTAACGGATTTGCTGACTACACTGAAATCAAAGATACTGAAGGTAAAGCAATCGATGCTGGATTCATGGGTCTTGATATCGGTCCTAAAGCTATCTCTCAATTCGGTAAAGAAATCGAAGGCGCTAAAACTGTAGTATGGAACGGACCTATGGGTGTATTTGAAAACCCTGACTTCCAAGCTGGTACTATCGGAGTTATGGACGCTATCGTTTCACAACCAGATTGTAAATCAATCATTGGTGGTGGAGATTCAGCAGCAGCTGCAATCAACCTAGGATACGCTGACAGATTCTCATGGATCTCTACTGGTGGTGGAGCTTCTATGGAACTTCTTGAAGGTAAAGTTCTTCCAGGACTTGACGCCCTTACAGATAAATAA
- a CDS encoding S-ribosylhomocysteine lyase produces MAEVESFQLDHTKVLAPYVRLIASEEGPRGDVITNFDVRLVQPNVQEIPTGGLHTIEHLLASLIRDRIDGMIDCSPFGCRTGFHMIMWGEPTSEEIARVIKSSLEEIADGITWEDVPGTTIESCGNYRDHSLWSAKEWARDILSKGISSDAFERKVI; encoded by the coding sequence ATGGCTGAAGTAGAAAGCTTCCAACTTGACCACACTAAAGTGCTAGCACCTTACGTCCGACTTATTGCAAGCGAAGAAGGTCCTCGTGGTGATGTTATTACAAATTTTGATGTTCGCTTGGTTCAACCTAATGTTCAAGAAATTCCAACAGGAGGACTCCACACAATTGAACACCTCCTTGCAAGTCTTATCCGCGATAGAATTGATGGAATGATTGACTGCAGTCCCTTTGGCTGTCGAACTGGTTTTCATATGATTATGTGGGGCGAGCCAACTAGTGAAGAAATCGCACGAGTTATTAAATCATCTCTTGAAGAAATTGCAGATGGTATTACTTGGGAAGACGTCCCTGGGACCACTATTGAATCTTGTGGTAACTACCGTGATCATTCACTGTGGTCAGCCAAAGAATGGGCCCGCGATATCCTATCAAAAGGAATTTCATCAGATGCCTTTGAAAGAAAAGTAATTTAA
- a CDS encoding LicD family protein yields MTFSEDKKIKQLQLLELEALKEIKAIMDSKGYPFFLRGGSVMGAVKYQGFVPWDDDVDIAIPRPYYKEAIELMQEGLSDKFWVAAYSDDFNSFCYFPRVFLKEEVRVELGIPKNNHLGLCLIDCLPLDSGPQNKLALKFYQFRVLYLRAIASTFTLENKDTVKTKSPMVYKVVKALKALRLNSRETQNQIYDKLDDLYTSIDYADSPVKGTVTGSLSFKELFDSEVWGKGKMLQFEDTEMLVPDDFDFYLKKLYGQNYATEEPDYKKSHQEDRTH; encoded by the coding sequence ATGACTTTTAGTGAAGATAAGAAAATTAAGCAATTACAACTGCTAGAACTTGAAGCTTTGAAGGAAATTAAGGCAATAATGGATAGTAAAGGTTATCCTTTTTTTTTACGGGGTGGATCAGTTATGGGAGCGGTCAAGTATCAGGGATTTGTGCCCTGGGATGATGATGTCGATATAGCAATTCCAAGGCCATACTATAAGGAAGCAATTGAGCTTATGCAAGAAGGTCTATCTGACAAGTTTTGGGTAGCCGCATATTCAGATGACTTTAATTCTTTTTGTTATTTCCCGCGTGTCTTCTTAAAAGAGGAAGTTAGGGTGGAGCTTGGAATTCCAAAGAATAATCATTTGGGACTTTGTTTAATTGACTGCCTTCCACTTGATTCAGGACCACAAAATAAATTGGCCTTAAAATTCTATCAATTTAGAGTTTTATACTTAAGGGCCATTGCTTCAACCTTTACCTTAGAAAATAAGGATACTGTGAAGACGAAAAGTCCAATGGTTTATAAGGTTGTTAAGGCCTTAAAAGCTCTTAGATTAAATTCACGTGAAACACAGAATCAAATCTATGATAAATTAGATGATCTTTATACATCAATAGACTATGCGGACTCACCGGTTAAGGGGACTGTTACAGGTTCACTTTCCTTTAAGGAATTGTTTGACTCAGAAGTATGGGGCAAAGGTAAAATGCTTCAATTTGAAGATACTGAGATGCTTGTTCCAGATGATTTTGATTTTTATTTGAAGAAGCTTTACGGACAAAATTATGCTACAGAAGAGCCAGATTATAAAAAGTCTCACCAAGAAGATAGAACCCATTAA
- a CDS encoding glycosyltransferase, giving the protein MISFVTLNFNSEDEIDLAVASIREKVANDYKIVIVDNDSPDKSGQRLKDKYASDDKIEVILNQENAGFARGMNVGFRRALAENPDFIAIMNPDSHLESNNFDQAIEEIYARENFAAYGPDINVGGTNQHQNPKKGDWVSKEAVKKRIKTAQSKIDHPYYALVRNRLANFVRNNKSYNDGDFWKEAQEGIQLHGAFVVFSKQFFEWRDYAFDENTFFYMEMQILFYEMEKAGLKSYYSPELKVIHDKSSSTKKSHSDFFKRNKFQNENLVKSCTYYLSLLEKDEI; this is encoded by the coding sequence ATGATTTCCTTTGTAACATTAAATTTTAATTCAGAAGATGAAATTGATTTAGCAGTAGCTAGCATAAGAGAAAAGGTAGCAAATGATTACAAGATTGTAATTGTTGATAATGATAGTCCTGATAAATCAGGTCAAAGGCTCAAAGACAAGTATGCTAGTGATGATAAAATTGAGGTCATCTTAAACCAAGAGAATGCAGGTTTTGCAAGGGGAATGAATGTTGGTTTCAGAAGGGCACTGGCAGAAAATCCTGATTTTATAGCAATCATGAATCCAGATTCTCACCTGGAATCTAATAATTTTGATCAAGCCATTGAAGAAATCTATGCCAGAGAAAACTTTGCAGCCTACGGGCCTGATATTAATGTTGGTGGAACAAATCAACACCAAAATCCTAAGAAAGGGGACTGGGTTTCAAAAGAGGCTGTTAAGAAGCGTATTAAAACAGCCCAGTCTAAGATTGACCATCCTTATTACGCCCTGGTGAGAAACCGACTTGCTAATTTTGTAAGAAACAACAAGTCTTATAATGATGGGGATTTTTGGAAGGAAGCACAAGAGGGAATTCAACTTCACGGAGCCTTTGTTGTCTTTTCTAAGCAATTTTTTGAATGGCGTGACTATGCCTTTGATGAAAATACCTTCTTCTACATGGAAATGCAGATTTTATTTTATGAGATGGAAAAAGCTGGCTTAAAATCATATTATTCACCAGAGTTAAAGGTTATTCATGATAAAAGTAGCTCTACTAAAAAATCACACAGTGATTTCTTTAAGAGAAATAAATTCCAAAATGAGAATCTAGTAAAATCATGTACCTACTACCTAAGTCTTTTAGAAAAAGATGAAATCTAA
- a CDS encoding glycosyltransferase family 4 protein has protein sequence MKIKFVIPRNTDKPSGGMKVMYDYANEMSRHGHEVEILFVGDSDYKIRPKNNLKILKHFYDYAKTKGDQKKISWYPVDEKIKISSSFHFKPRELKDYERVICFRFDIVLSIADRVDNLKNYFYLIQHDEKVYYKEEIIREAWKLPMKKIVVSSWLKREVEKYSSEVYLVKNYTDESKFYLTKPIEDRKPIVSMIYHTNPYKGTATGIEALELAYKRYPKFEAQLFGVFDQPENLPAFIKYLGKRSGDQLRDEVYNESSIYLFPSVLEGWGLVATEAMACGAALVTTKNGGSDDFALNEQTALVNEVGDAAGMAESIVRILKDQDLRQKLANNAVESIKNLTLANSYNNLMKVLED, from the coding sequence ATGAAGATAAAGTTTGTTATTCCAAGAAATACAGATAAGCCATCTGGTGGAATGAAGGTAATGTATGATTATGCCAATGAGATGTCAAGGCATGGCCATGAGGTTGAAATTTTATTTGTTGGAGATTCAGACTATAAAATCAGACCAAAGAATAACCTTAAAATTTTAAAGCATTTTTATGATTATGCTAAAACCAAAGGGGATCAAAAAAAGATAAGTTGGTATCCTGTTGATGAAAAAATTAAGATATCAAGTTCCTTTCACTTTAAACCAAGGGAGCTCAAGGATTATGAGAGGGTTATCTGCTTCCGATTTGATATTGTTTTAAGCATTGCTGATAGGGTGGATAATTTAAAAAATTATTTCTATCTTATCCAACATGATGAAAAGGTCTACTATAAGGAAGAAATTATCAGGGAAGCCTGGAAGCTTCCAATGAAGAAGATTGTGGTAAGTTCATGGCTTAAAAGAGAGGTTGAAAAATATAGCTCAGAGGTTTATTTAGTTAAGAACTATACTGACGAATCAAAATTTTACTTAACCAAACCTATTGAAGATAGAAAACCAATCGTTTCAATGATTTACCATACCAATCCCTACAAGGGAACGGCTACAGGAATAGAGGCCCTAGAGTTAGCCTACAAACGCTATCCTAAGTTTGAAGCCCAGCTCTTTGGTGTTTTTGATCAGCCTGAAAATTTACCAGCTTTTATTAAATATTTAGGAAAAAGATCAGGTGATCAGCTGAGAGATGAGGTCTATAATGAGTCTTCTATCTACTTGTTCCCCTCTGTTCTTGAAGGATGGGGTCTTGTGGCTACGGAAGCTATGGCTTGTGGGGCTGCTCTTGTAACTACTAAAAATGGTGGTTCAGATGATTTTGCCCTTAATGAGCAAACGGCTCTTGTTAATGAGGTAGGGGATGCAGCAGGTATGGCTGAAAGTATCGTGAGGATTCTCAAAGACCAAGATTTGAGGCAGAAGCTTGCAAATAATGCCGTTGAAAGCATAAAAAACCTGACCCTGGCAAATAGTTACAATAATTTGATGAAAGTTTTAGAAGATTAG